A genomic segment from Glycine max cultivar Williams 82 chromosome 1, Glycine_max_v4.0, whole genome shotgun sequence encodes:
- the LOC100812652 gene encoding threonine--tRNA ligase, mitochondrial 1, translated as MLCSLIRIRRHAPFHHTLRSLLPINRFSSSSSSSASAAAAAAMVAHAKDEAYLSAAIPKRVRLFETIQAEQRTQRLSLSPDPIKVTLPDGNVKDAKKWLSTPLDVAREISKNLANSALIAKVNGVLWDMTRPLEDDCQLQIFKFDDDEGRDTFWHSSAHILGQSLETEYGCKLCIGPCTTRGEGFYYDAFYGDLGLNDDHFKQIEAGALKAVAEKQPFERIEVTRDQALEMFSDNKFKIEIINDLPADKTITVYRCGPLVDLCRGPHIPNTSFVKAIACLKASSAYWRGDKDRESLQRVYGISYPDQKSLKEYLHRLEEAKKYDHRILGVKQELILHHEWSPGSWFFLPHGARIYNKLMDFIRNQYRDRGYQEVISPNVFNMDLWVQSGHAANYREDMFILEVDKQEFGLKPMNCPGHCLMFKHRVRSYRELPLRFADFGVLHRNEASGALSGLTRVRRFQQDDAHIFCRESQIKDEVRNGLNFINYVYKIFGFTYELKLSTRPEKYLGDIATWDKAESALKEALDDFGKPWQLNEGDGAFYGPKIDISVSDALSRKFQCATLQLDFQLPDRFKLEFSAEDEAKIERPVMIHRAILGSVERMFAILLEHYKGKWPFWLSPRQAIVCPVSEKSQSYALQVRDQIHQAGYHVDADTTDRKIQKKVREAQLAQYNFILVVGEEEANSGQVSVRVRDLAEHKVMSIEKLLEHFRDKTAAFE; from the exons ATGCTATGCTCTCTAATCCGTATCCGCCGTCACGCTCCTTTCCACCACACTCTCCGCTCTCTCTTGCCGATTAACcgtttctcctcctcctcctcctcctccgcctccgccgccgccgccgccgccatgGTTGCTCACGCGAAGGACGAGGCGTACCTTAGCGCGGCGATTCCGAAGCGCGTCCGTCTCTTCGAGACCATCCAGGCGGAGCAGCGCACGCAGCGCCTCTCGCTTTCGCCGGATCCTATCAAGGTCACTCTCCCCGACGGCAACGTCAAGGACGCGAAGAAGTGGCTCTCGACGCCGCTCGACGTGGCGCGCGAAATCTCGAAGAATTTGGCCAACAGCGCGCTCATCGCGAAGGTCAATGGCGTGCTCTGGGACATGACGCGCCCTCTCGAGGACGACTGCCAGCTCCAGATCTTCAAGTTCGACGACGACGAAGGCCGCGACACCTTCTGGCACTCCAGCGCTCACATTCTCGGCCAG TCACTTGAGACGGAGTATGGATGCAAGTTATGCATTGGGCCTTGCACTACAAGAGGAGAg gGGTTCTATTATGATGCGTTTTACGGGGACTTGGGTCTCAATGACGATCACTTTAAGCAGATTGAGGCTGGAGCATTGAAGGCTGTTGCG GAAAAGCAACCCTTTGAGCGCATTGAAGTTACACGCGATCAGGCACTTGAGATGTTTTCAGATAATAAGTTTAAG ATCGAGATTATCAATGATTTGCCTGCCGACAAAACTATCACAGTATACAGATGTGGTCCCTTGGTGGATTTGTGTCGTGGGCCCCATATACCTAATACATCCTTTGTCAAAGCAATTGCGTGTTTAAAG GCTTCATCAGCATATTGGAGGGGGGACAAAGATCGGGAAAGTTTACAAAGAGTTTATGGCATATCTTATCCTGATCAGAAAAGTCTGAAG GAATACTTGCATCGGCTGGAGGAGGCTAAAAAGTATGATCACAGGATTTTGGGTGTGAAACAGGAGCTTATTCTTCATCATGAATGGAG TCCGGGAAGCTGGTTTTTTCTTCCACATGGCGCTCGGATCTACAACAAACTCATGGACTTCATTCGGAATCAGTACAGGGACAGAGGCTATCAAGAG GTCATATCTCCAAATGTATTTAACATGGATCTATGGGTGCAATCTGGTCATGCTGCAAATTATAGGGAGGATATGTTTATCTTAGAG GTTGACAAACAAGAGTTTGGGTTGAAACCAATGAATTGCCCAGGGCACTGCCTGATGTTTAAACACAGGGTTCGATCATATAGAg AACTTCCTCTTCGCTTTGCTGATTTTGGGGTTTTGCATCGGAATGAGGCTAGTGGTGCCCTGAGTGGATTAACACGTGTTAGGAGATTTCAGCAG GATGATGCACATATTTTCTGCAGGGAGTCCCAG aTAAAGGATGAAGTGAGGAATGGCTTGAATTTCATCAATTATGTCTATAAGATATTTGGTTTCACGTATGAGCTGAAGCTTTCAACG AGGCCAGAGAAATACCTAGGAGATATTGCAACTTGGGACAAAGCTGAAAGTGCTCTTAAAGAAGCTTTAGATGATTTTGGCAAGCCTTGGCAG TTGAATGAAGGGGATGGTGCATTCTACGGACCAAAGATAGACATCAGTGTATCTGATGCATTGAGTAGGAAATTCCAGTGTGCAACTTTGCAG CTTGACTTCCAGCTTCCTGATCGTTTTAAGTTGGAATTCTCAGCTGAGGATGAAGCCAAAATTGAGAGACCTGTAATGATACACAGAGCCATCCTAGGATCTGTTGAACGCATGTTTGCCATACTTTTAGAGCACTACAAGGGTAAATGGCCTTTCTGGCTCAGTCCTCGTCAAGCGATTGTATGCCCTGTGTCTGAAAAGTCACAATCTTATGCACTACAG GTGCGAGATCAGATCCACCAAGCAGGGTATCACGTTGATGCTGATACAACTGATAGGAAGATTCAGAAAAAG GTACGAGAAGCACAGTTAGCACAATACAACTTCATATTGGTTGTTGGAGAGGAGGAAGCTAATTCAGGACAG GTGAGTGTACGAGTTAGAGACTTGGCAGAACATAAGGTTATGAGTATTGAGAAACTACTTGAACATTTCAGAGACAAAACTGCAGCTTTCGAATGA
- the LOC100816910 gene encoding protein RICE SALT SENSITIVE 3, whose amino-acid sequence MEEHLTPLAVTHLLQHTLRSLCIHENSQWVYAVFWRILPRNYPPPKWEGQGAYDRSRGNRRNWILVWEDGFCNFAASAAPEVNSGDCSTPPVYGNCEFQPYQGLQPELFFKMSHEIYNYGEGLIGKVAADHSHKWINKEPNDQEINFLSAWHNSADSHPRTWEAQFLSGIKTIALIAVREGVVQLGAVHKVIEDLSYVVLLRKKFSYIESIPGVLLPHPSSSAYPYKIEGGGYGAPEQWHYQGGNNHHHLASPQQTELYDHHGHFNLPLKITPSMSSLEALLSKLPSVVPPTTTQQQPLLPSNSQQQQRRPLEFIMGMQKVAKEELEQEEVYRPELDIGESSSSLPGGGYHQHQHQHHFHQDQNNNVTRSGANNGF is encoded by the exons ATGGAAGAACATCTCACTCCATTGGCTGTTACCCATCTCCTTCAACACACTCTCAGAAGTTTGTGCATCCATGAAAATTCTCAATGGGTCTACGCagtcttctggaggatcttgcCTAGAAACTACCCTCCACCCAA GTGGGAAGGACAAGGGGCTTATGATAGATCAAGAGGAAACAGAAGGAATTG GATATTGGTGTGGGAAGATGGTTTCTGCAATTTTGCTGCATCAGCAGCACCTGAAGTTAACTCTGGTGATTGTTCTACCCCACCTGTTTATGGGAACTGTGAATTTCAGCCCTACCAAGGGCTGCAACCGGAGCTCTTCTTCAAGATGTCACATGAGATCTATAACTATGGAGAAGG GTTGATAGGAAAAGTGGCTGCAGATCACAGCCACAAGTGGATAAACAAAGAGCCTAATGATCAAGAAATCAACTTCTTGTCAGCATGGCACAATTCAGCAGATTCG CACCCTAGGACTTGGGAAGCCCAGTTCCTGTCTGGTATAAAG ACCATAGCTCTTATTGCTGTAAGAGAAGGTGTTGTTCAATTAGGAGCTGTTCACAAG GTTATTGAAGACCTGAGCTATGTGGTTCTTTTGAGAAAAAAGTTCAGCTACATTGAGAGCATCCCTGGTGTGCTGTTGCCACACCCTTCATCTTCAGCATACCCTTATAAAATAGAAGGAGGAGGGTATGGAGCACCAGAACAATGGCATTATCAAGGCGGCAACAACCATCACCACCTTGCATCACCCCAACAAACTGAACTATATGATCACCATGGCCACTTCAACTTGCCACTCAAGATAACTCCTTCAATGAGTAGCCTTGAGGCACTTCTCTCCAAGCTCCCCTCAGTGGTGCCACCAacaacaacacaacaacaaccacTCTTGCCATCTAATTCCCAGCAACAACAACGAAGGCCATTGGAGTTCATCATGGGAATGCAGAAAGTGGCAAAGGAAGAGTTGGAACAAGAAGAGGTGTACAGGCCAGAACTTGACATAGGTGAGAGTAGCAGCTCCTTGCCAGGAGGAGGGTACCACCAacaccaacatcaacatcactTCCATCAAGATCAGAATAATAATGTAACTAGGAGTGGAGCCAACAATGGATTTTGA